One genomic segment of Cydia splendana chromosome 5, ilCydSple1.2, whole genome shotgun sequence includes these proteins:
- the LOC134791063 gene encoding uncharacterized protein LOC134791063: MEGQFQTLFDNLKIEMQKQNEDLKQSVTKNILDKMEEKLIPIVEENKNLKVRVEKLEKEIEYLKKGGRENNIIVFGLDEKETSTIELLREFKENLKIDLNINMEDYEINKIYRLGKKNRESNKPRPVLCSFINNWKKMEIIKNKKHLKKIHVSEDYSKEVLEKRKTLQADLAEERKKGNIAYLRHDKLIIKETNNNSQEKRKRESSASPSDYNNQPKKQLTVSTTKTNRTNAFDMMRSSSLSNISTTKKQ, encoded by the coding sequence ATGGAGGGACAATTCCAAACATTATTTGATAATTTGAAGATCGAGATGCAAAAACAGAATGAAGATTTGAAACAATCCgtcacaaaaaatattttagacaAAATGGAAGAGAAGTTAATTCCTATAGTGGaagaaaataaaaacctaaAGGTCAGAGTAGAAAAATTGGAAAAAGAAATAGAGTATCTAAAAAAAGGAGGGAGAGAGAATAATATCATAGTATTCGGCCTGGATGAGAAAGAAACGTCTACCATTGAGTTATTACGGGAATTTAAGGAAAATCTGAAAATcgacttaaatattaatatggaAGACTATGAAATAAACAAGATCTATCGTTTAGGTAAGAAAAACAGAGAAAGCAACAAGCCGAGGCCGGTATTATGTTCGTTTATAAATAACTGGAAAAAGATGGAAatcattaaaaacaaaaaacacctAAAGAAAATTCATGTATCTGAGGACTACTCAAAAGAAGTATTAGAAAAGAGAAAAACACTACAAGCAGATTTAGCTGAAGAGAGGAAAAAAGGCAATATAGCATATTTGAGACACGACAAACTAATAATAAAAGAGACCAACAACAACAGCCAAGAGAAAAGGAAAAGGGAATCATCTGCCTCACCCTCTGATTATAACAATCAGCCTAAAAAGCAACTGACTGTATCCACAACCAAGACCAACAGAACAAACGCTTTTGATATGATGCGTTCCagctctctttctaatatatcTACTACCAAAAAACAATAG